In a genomic window of Aphanothece sacrum FPU1:
- a CDS encoding GFA family protein → MDGQCLCGAITVKTPDKNSIDACHCGMCRRWGGGPALGVSCGSDVKIEGVDKLKVYNSSEWAQRGFCGECGTHIFYRLLSTNQYFVPAGLFQNGIEFEFTEQIFIDRKPSYYEFANQTLNLTEAEVFAKFAPTKEI, encoded by the coding sequence ATGGATGGTCAGTGTCTTTGCGGTGCAATAACAGTCAAAACGCCCGATAAAAATAGCATAGATGCTTGTCATTGTGGGATGTGTCGGCGATGGGGAGGCGGGCCAGCATTAGGTGTATCTTGTGGCTCAGATGTGAAGATAGAGGGTGTTGATAAACTGAAAGTTTATAACTCATCAGAATGGGCCCAAAGAGGTTTTTGCGGTGAATGTGGTACCCATATTTTCTACAGATTATTGTCTACTAATCAATATTTTGTCCCAGCAGGTCTTTTTCAGAATGGAATTGAATTTGAGTTCACAGAACAAATTTTTATCGACAGAAAACCTAGTTACTATGAATTTGCCAATCAAACCTTGAATTTGACAGAAGCAGAAGTCTTCGCCAAATTTGCACCAACTAAAGAAATATAA
- a CDS encoding heme oxygenase (biliverdin-producing), translating to MSVNLATMLREGTKKSHTMAENVGFVKCFLKGVVEKNSYRTLVANLYFVYSAMEEEMEKLRDHKIVSKIYFPQLHRKQSLEKDLYFYYGTNWRNEVAPSNAAQAYVARIREIAATQPELLAAHSYTRYLGDLSGGQILKNIAQRAMNLGENGGTAFYEFETIPDEKAFKNEYRQALNDLPIDQATADVIVEEANAAFGMNMKMFMELEGNLIKAIGIMLFNTLTRRRSGGSTELVTVK from the coding sequence ATGAGCGTTAATTTAGCAACCATGTTACGGGAAGGTACTAAAAAATCCCACACAATGGCAGAGAATGTTGGTTTTGTCAAGTGCTTTTTGAAAGGGGTTGTTGAAAAGAATTCCTATCGAACCTTAGTGGCTAATCTTTATTTTGTGTATTCGGCCATGGAAGAGGAAATGGAAAAATTGCGCGACCATAAAATTGTTTCCAAAATTTACTTTCCTCAATTGCATCGTAAACAGTCTCTAGAGAAAGATTTATATTTCTATTATGGGACAAATTGGCGCAATGAAGTAGCCCCCTCTAACGCTGCCCAAGCTTATGTAGCACGGATTAGAGAAATCGCAGCCACTCAACCAGAACTGTTAGCGGCTCATTCTTATACCCGTTATTTAGGGGATTTATCAGGGGGACAAATTCTCAAAAACATTGCTCAACGGGCGATGAATTTAGGAGAAAATGGCGGCACAGCTTTTTATGAATTCGAGACAATTCCTGATGAAAAAGCCTTCAAAAATGAATATCGTCAAGCTTTAAATGATTTACCGATTGATCAAGCTACGGCTGATGTAATTGTTGAGGAAGCTAATGCTGCTTTTGGCATGAATATGAAGATGTTCATGGAACTTGAAGGCAATCTTATTAAGGCGATTGGTATTATGTTATTTAATACTTTAACCCGTCGTCGTAGTGGTGGTAGCACCGAATTAGTCACGGTTAAGTAA
- a CDS encoding HigA family addiction module antitoxin, with protein MKSAAQVLQVSRPALSSLLNGKTDLSGSMALRLEKAFGVKMDTLMRMQSSYDIARTREREKEIMVRRFQSSEPR; from the coding sequence ATAAAATCCGCCGCGCAAGTCCTTCAGGTGTCCCGTCCCGCTTTGTCAAGTCTGTTGAATGGCAAGACTGATTTATCGGGTTCTATGGCATTGCGACTTGAAAAGGCTTTTGGCGTGAAAATGGATACACTTATGCGGATGCAGTCTTCTTACGACATTGCCCGCACCCGTGAACGGGAAAAAGAAATCATGGTTCGGCGTTTCCAATCCTCAGAACCACGTTAG
- a CDS encoding DUF3226 domain-containing protein: MSNILVVESKNDKIFLEALINHLNYDIKVDTPICIDDYECLEGLNNQQLIKTLKALKADIPKRGIEKIGIVIDIDDQGIENRLEMVNQCVKSVFNNTEILPNTSELITIPTDYQNEIEIACYFTNVDNKGELETVLKAIKTKNSPHADCLIEWRKCMEKNGYKPTDKDFDKFWISIYLRYDTCSKQEQKQAGRKCSMNSFDYIMKKKLDIWNFEHPILEDLKMFLNLFETET; this comes from the coding sequence GTGAGTAATATTTTAGTAGTCGAAAGTAAGAATGATAAAATATTTCTTGAAGCTTTGATCAATCATCTAAATTATGATATTAAAGTTGATACACCTATTTGTATTGATGACTATGAATGTTTAGAAGGATTAAATAATCAACAACTAATTAAAACTTTAAAAGCATTAAAAGCAGATATACCAAAAAGAGGAATAGAAAAAATTGGTATTGTGATTGATATTGATGATCAAGGAATAGAAAACAGACTAGAAATGGTTAATCAATGTGTTAAAAGTGTTTTTAATAATACAGAAATTTTGCCTAATACCTCAGAGTTAATTACAATACCTACCGACTATCAAAATGAAATAGAAATCGCTTGTTATTTTACTAATGTAGATAATAAAGGGGAATTAGAAACTGTTCTTAAAGCAATTAAAACTAAAAATTCTCCCCATGCTGACTGTTTAATAGAATGGAGAAAATGTATGGAAAAAAATGGATATAAACCCACTGATAAAGACTTTGATAAATTTTGGATTAGTATTTACTTAAGATATGATACTTGTTCTAAACAGGAACAAAAACAAGCAGGAAGAAAGTGCAGTATGAATAGTTTTGACTACATTATGAAAAAGAAACTAGATATCTGGAACTTTGAACATCCTATTTTAGAAGACTTAAAAATGTTTTTAAACCTATTTGAAACGGAAACCTAA
- a CDS encoding O-antigen ligase family protein — MPQWVKNCVKFGVCILPFSADLGATSLVFSLLGIWKQRYRQISAYPLHWGLGLFTFWLIFTTLFAFKPIFALEGIFNFLPSIALLAAFTIFFNNFARLHQLAWWLILTSIPLVFLGVMQLVWGWETPFFFRPLGIQLIAYGNPDGRMSSLLMYANTLAMYLLMTFVLALGLWIDTYQVWRQDSKKRLLLPLGILTIAVVGDGIGLILTNSRSAWGLGLLGLMAFALYLRWYWVLGGVAIAIGAIFWAAWIPWGQDTLRQIVPAYFWTRLTDQLYDDRYVTALRTTQWQVAWEMMLQRPWLGWGLRNFTPVYQIEMNVWMGHPHNLFLMLLAEIGIPGLLILGGVVGYILFGGVKLLILWSKDSYSLHKSNLLSNDLFYQRRQRQHLLLFTYLVTFSMFVFFNCFDISIFDLRLNLPGWILLSAIAGIVYRYQRRLQLF; from the coding sequence ATGCCCCAGTGGGTTAAAAACTGCGTTAAATTTGGGGTTTGTATCTTACCTTTTTCGGCGGATTTAGGGGCAACCTCTTTAGTCTTTTCTTTATTGGGAATCTGGAAGCAACGTTATCGTCAAATTTCAGCTTATCCCTTACATTGGGGCTTAGGCTTATTTACTTTTTGGCTTATCTTTACTACCTTATTCGCTTTTAAACCCATTTTTGCTTTAGAAGGAATATTTAATTTTCTGCCTAGTATAGCTTTATTGGCTGCTTTTACTATTTTCTTTAATAATTTTGCTCGCTTGCATCAGTTAGCTTGGTGGCTAATTTTAACCTCTATTCCTCTAGTGTTTTTGGGGGTAATGCAGTTAGTTTGGGGCTGGGAAACTCCTTTCTTTTTTAGACCTCTTGGGATTCAATTAATTGCCTATGGCAACCCTGATGGTCGTATGTCCTCTCTACTCATGTATGCTAACACTTTAGCTATGTATTTATTGATGACTTTTGTTTTGGCCTTGGGGTTGTGGATAGATACTTATCAAGTCTGGCGACAGGATAGCAAAAAAAGACTACTTTTACCCCTGGGAATTTTAACTATAGCTGTGGTTGGGGACGGTATTGGACTAATTTTAACCAATTCTCGCAGTGCTTGGGGTTTAGGTTTATTGGGGTTAATGGCCTTTGCTTTGTACTTACGTTGGTATTGGGTTCTGGGGGGAGTAGCGATCGCCATTGGGGCTATTTTTTGGGCCGCTTGGATTCCCTGGGGACAAGACACTTTACGTCAAATTGTCCCTGCTTACTTTTGGACCAGACTAACGGATCAATTATACGATGATCGTTATGTGACGGCTTTACGCACGACTCAATGGCAAGTAGCATGGGAAATGATGTTACAAAGACCTTGGTTGGGATGGGGCTTGCGTAATTTTACCCCAGTTTATCAAATTGAGATGAATGTTTGGATGGGACACCCCCACAATTTATTCTTAATGTTATTGGCTGAAATTGGTATTCCAGGGTTGTTAATTTTGGGGGGAGTGGTAGGATATATTCTGTTTGGCGGTGTAAAATTATTAATATTATGGTCGAAAGATAGTTATTCATTACATAAATCTAATTTACTGTCTAATGATCTATTTTATCAACGACGACAGCGACAACATTTATTGTTGTTTACTTATTTGGTGACTTTTAGTATGTTTGTGTTTTTTAATTGTTTTGATATCAGTATTTTTGATTTACGTTTGAATCTTCCTGGATGGATATTATTATCGGCGATCGCAGGAATTGTTTATCGTTATCAAAGAAGACTTCAGTTATTCTAG
- a CDS encoding DUF4330 domain-containing protein, whose product MKILDSKGRLFGKVSILDLGAALVIFLVIVGIFLVPGKSGSSTIAQVINKPIEVDVIVRGLGVLDPESLIRQFEDTKKTNIVIRNQPAGEFGIKKVQTIPRTTLVPQQDGTVKALPDPSPQAKFYQDMIITLGGDAQVTETGAVVGQQKVKIGTLIELEGKEYNFNTSTIAVRVLK is encoded by the coding sequence ATGAAAATATTAGATTCTAAAGGCCGTTTATTTGGAAAAGTTAGTATCCTAGACTTAGGGGCTGCATTAGTGATTTTTTTAGTTATCGTGGGTATTTTTCTTGTCCCTGGTAAGTCGGGAAGCAGTACCATTGCACAAGTTATTAATAAACCCATTGAAGTTGATGTTATTGTACGAGGTCTTGGGGTACTTGATCCAGAATCTCTAATTCGTCAATTTGAGGATACCAAAAAGACTAATATTGTGATTCGTAATCAACCTGCGGGAGAGTTTGGAATCAAAAAGGTTCAAACTATTCCAAGAACCACTCTTGTTCCTCAACAGGACGGTACGGTTAAAGCCTTACCTGATCCTAGCCCACAAGCTAAATTTTATCAAGATATGATTATCACTTTAGGAGGAGACGCACAAGTTACAGAAACGGGTGCAGTTGTTGGTCAACAAAAGGTTAAAATTGGCACTTTAATTGAGTTAGAAGGAAAAGAATATAACTTTAATACAAGTACCATTGCTGTGAGAGTTCTCAAGTAA
- a CDS encoding Mini-ribonuclease 3: MGVNFNVVLGVDEVALSRQLSPAFLAYLGDGVYELYVRTHYLLPPRRLTDYHNQVVAQVRAETQAASLRNLTPHLTEAEREIVRRGRNAATGIPRRLSREVYQQATSLETLIGYLYLYNPERLQQLLEKLSVDFT, translated from the coding sequence CTGGGGGTTAACTTTAATGTTGTTTTGGGAGTGGATGAGGTGGCGTTAAGTCGGCAGTTGTCTCCCGCTTTCTTGGCTTATTTAGGGGATGGGGTCTATGAACTGTATGTTCGTACCCATTATCTATTGCCTCCGCGACGACTGACCGACTATCATAATCAAGTGGTGGCACAAGTAAGAGCCGAAACTCAAGCCGCCTCATTGCGTAATCTGACTCCCCATCTAACGGAAGCTGAAAGAGAGATTGTCAGACGGGGAAGAAATGCTGCCACAGGAATTCCTAGACGATTATCAAGGGAAGTTTATCAACAAGCTACTAGTCTCGAAACTTTAATTGGTTATCTTTACTTATATAACCCTGAGCGTTTACAACAATTACTAGAAAAACTAAGTGTAGATTTTACCTAA
- a CDS encoding STAS domain-containing protein yields MSLRGTREVKENYQIFRLTGLLDAFSEPTFRKVIGNHIEEGPADVILVLSQIDFIDSSGLGALVQLVKKAQEQGGSLQVVTNPRVTQTVKLVRLEKFLSLRDKIEEALEHLVKEKDNKKK; encoded by the coding sequence GTGAGTTTACGCGGGACTCGCGAAGTTAAAGAGAATTACCAAATTTTTCGCCTAACGGGCCTATTAGACGCTTTTTCCGAACCCACTTTCCGCAAAGTCATCGGAAACCATATTGAGGAAGGACCCGCAGACGTGATCTTAGTTCTGTCTCAAATCGATTTTATCGATAGTTCGGGACTAGGGGCATTAGTACAGTTAGTAAAAAAAGCGCAAGAACAGGGGGGAAGTTTACAGGTGGTGACAAATCCCAGGGTGACACAAACTGTCAAGTTAGTGCGACTGGAAAAATTCTTGTCCCTACGAGATAAAATAGAAGAGGCACTCGAGCATCTGGTCAAGGAAAAGGACAACAAGAAAAAATAG
- a CDS encoding MFS transporter, translating to MNALKTFKSLELEKQQSFLLLLAIGLLFWMSLTALLPTLPTYIKYLGGTNSQVGFVMGSFAIGLLGSRTLLGHLADTHSRKLVVRIGTLAAGIAPIGYLLIHSVFPLIPVRAVHGISVAAFTTGYSALVVDLSPVKQRGEILGYMTLVAPVGMAIGPALGGWLESFVGYPPLFITTTILGFSAYFLAGYVQEKPRYLESDTHSEVSQKPSRSFWQLLSNPSLLIPSLLLLLIGLLFGTLVTFLPLFAGESGLGLNAGLFYTVAALASFSSRIFSGQASDRYGRGLFISLSLLCYMLSMLLLTQVNGQSTFLLAALLEGTGSGILIPMLLTLISDRSSSQERGRVYSVCLGGFDLGVAIAGPVFGILAEILSYRHLFGLAGSLALIALLLFFSQSNGTFKQSFRFAWGQGKDLYAFEES from the coding sequence GTGAATGCCCTGAAAACCTTTAAGTCCCTTGAATTAGAAAAACAACAGAGCTTCCTGCTGTTATTAGCCATTGGGTTATTATTTTGGATGAGTCTAACTGCCCTTTTACCGACCTTACCCACCTACATTAAATATCTTGGTGGTACTAATTCTCAAGTCGGATTCGTCATGGGCAGTTTTGCCATTGGCCTATTAGGTTCTCGTACTTTGTTAGGCCATTTAGCAGATACTCATAGTCGTAAGTTGGTGGTTCGTATCGGAACTTTGGCCGCTGGAATTGCTCCTATTGGTTATCTACTAATACATTCTGTTTTTCCCTTGATCCCAGTTCGTGCAGTACATGGTATTAGTGTTGCGGCCTTTACCACAGGTTATAGTGCTTTAGTGGTGGATTTATCTCCAGTCAAACAACGGGGAGAAATTCTCGGTTATATGACCTTAGTTGCTCCCGTAGGTATGGCTATTGGGCCAGCTTTGGGGGGATGGTTAGAAAGTTTTGTGGGTTATCCTCCCTTATTTATCACAACCACAATTTTAGGGTTCTCTGCCTATTTTTTGGCCGGTTATGTTCAAGAAAAGCCTCGTTATCTTGAGTCTGATACTCATTCAGAAGTATCTCAGAAACCCTCCCGTAGTTTTTGGCAATTATTGTCAAATCCTTCCTTATTAATCCCTTCCCTGCTTTTACTGCTCATTGGGTTATTATTCGGGACTCTGGTAACGTTTTTACCCCTATTTGCTGGTGAAAGCGGTTTAGGGTTAAATGCTGGACTATTCTATACTGTCGCTGCGTTAGCGAGTTTTTCTTCTCGCATCTTTTCGGGTCAAGCGTCTGATCGTTACGGCCGAGGGTTATTTATTAGCTTGAGTTTGCTATGCTATATGCTTTCTATGCTACTATTAACCCAAGTTAATGGTCAAAGTACCTTCCTTCTGGCCGCTTTATTGGAAGGAACTGGTTCGGGTATTCTAATTCCCATGCTCCTAACCTTAATTTCTGATCGCTCTTCTTCTCAAGAAAGGGGCCGAGTCTATTCAGTTTGTCTAGGGGGGTTTGATCTGGGAGTGGCGATCGCAGGGCCAGTCTTCGGAATATTAGCAGAAATCCTAAGTTACCGTCATTTATTCGGTTTAGCGGGTAGTTTAGCCCTCATAGCTTTACTATTATTTTTCAGTCAGTCCAATGGCACATTTAAACAATCTTTCCGTTTTGCTTGGGGACAAGGAAAAGATTTATATGCTTTTGAAGAGTCTTAA
- a CDS encoding B12-binding domain-containing radical SAM protein — translation MTIFNQERLLFNPVSPNSDAIPVIFAFPNEYSVGITSLGYQIIWASFASYPEISVSRLFTDIQEPLPRNPELLGFSFSWELDYVNILNILELLDIPLQSDQRDNNHPLVFGGGPVLTANSEPFAAFFDIILLGDGENLIKDFIRAYQEVRNANRGAKLRHLATVAGVYIPSLYEVTYHSVDGEIKSIIPLDNTIPSFIEKQTYRSNILSASTVVTEKAAWESIYMVEVVRSCPEMCRFCLASYLTLPFRTASLESSLIPAIEKGLTVTNRIGLLGASVTQHPEFESLLDYLSQPKYDHIRVSIASVRTNTVSEKLAKTLANRGTKSITIAVESGSEKVRKIINKKLTNDEIIQAAINAKAGGLKGIKLYGMAGIPGEEDTDIEETILMLDAVKKAAPGLKITFGCSTFVPKSHTPFQWLGVNKTAKKQLQYLEKQLGKKNIEFRPESYNWSVIQALISRGDRRLSQLLELTRHYGDSLGSYKRAFKELKGKLPPLEFYVHDNWKTEQILPWHHLKGPLPQATLIKHLEEAMTVPLDLLC, via the coding sequence ATGACTATATTTAACCAAGAACGTTTATTGTTTAATCCTGTATCTCCTAACTCAGATGCTATTCCCGTGATTTTTGCATTTCCTAATGAGTATAGTGTAGGCATTACCAGTTTAGGTTATCAAATTATTTGGGCAAGTTTTGCCAGCTATCCAGAGATTTCTGTAAGTCGCTTATTTACGGATATTCAAGAACCTTTACCGAGAAACCCTGAACTATTAGGCTTTTCTTTTTCTTGGGAATTAGATTATGTTAATATTCTGAATATTCTGGAATTATTAGACATTCCTCTCCAAAGTGATCAACGAGATAATAATCATCCTTTGGTTTTTGGCGGTGGCCCCGTTTTAACAGCAAATTCTGAACCATTTGCTGCTTTTTTTGATATCATTTTATTAGGAGATGGTGAAAATCTAATTAAGGATTTTATTAGAGCTTATCAAGAAGTTAGAAATGCTAATAGAGGAGCAAAATTACGCCATTTAGCTACGGTTGCTGGTGTCTATATTCCCAGTTTATATGAAGTGACTTATCATAGTGTTGATGGTGAAATTAAATCAATTATTCCTCTTGATAATACCATTCCTTCTTTTATTGAAAAACAAACTTATCGTAGCAATATTTTATCTGCTTCAACTGTAGTCACTGAAAAAGCTGCTTGGGAAAGTATCTATATGGTAGAAGTAGTCAGAAGTTGTCCCGAAATGTGTCGTTTCTGTTTGGCGAGTTATTTGACTTTACCTTTCCGCACAGCCAGTTTAGAAAGTTCTTTAATTCCTGCTATTGAAAAAGGCCTAACGGTGACAAATAGAATAGGATTATTAGGCGCATCTGTTACTCAACATCCTGAATTTGAAAGCTTATTAGACTATTTATCTCAACCTAAATATGATCATATTCGTGTTAGTATTGCCTCAGTTCGCACCAATACTGTGAGTGAAAAATTAGCTAAAACTCTTGCTAATAGAGGAACAAAATCTATTACTATTGCCGTTGAAAGTGGTTCAGAAAAAGTCAGGAAAATTATTAATAAAAAACTAACCAATGATGAAATTATTCAAGCTGCTATTAATGCTAAAGCAGGAGGACTTAAAGGAATTAAATTATATGGTATGGCAGGAATTCCAGGGGAAGAAGATACCGATATTGAAGAAACTATTCTCATGTTAGATGCTGTTAAAAAAGCAGCCCCAGGATTAAAAATAACTTTTGGTTGTAGCACTTTTGTCCCTAAATCCCATACTCCCTTTCAATGGTTAGGAGTGAATAAAACAGCTAAAAAACAGCTTCAATATTTAGAAAAACAATTAGGCAAAAAAAACATAGAATTTCGTCCAGAAAGTTATAATTGGTCAGTGATACAAGCTTTAATTTCTAGAGGCGATCGCCGTTTGAGTCAATTATTAGAATTAACTCGTCATTATGGAGATTCTTTAGGCAGTTATAAAAGGGCATTTAAAGAATTAAAAGGAAAATTACCTCCCTTAGAATTTTATGTTCATGATAACTGGAAAACTGAGCAAATATTACCCTGGCATCATTTGAAAGGACCTTTACCTCAAGCTACTCTAATTAAACATCTAGAAGAAGCCATGACGGTTCCACTGGACTTGCTATGCTAA
- a CDS encoding peptidylprolyl isomerase: MTNPIVFFDVEYQDKDGEHTGRIEFELFADIVPETAENFRQLCTGDAGFGYKNSAFHRIIPNFMIQGGDFTRGNGTGGKSIYGDKFKDENFQLKHTEPGILSMANAGPNTNGSQFFICLVPCPWLDGKHVVFGQVSKGLDVVEKLEKTGSSSGTIVYPKKPTITNCGQL; the protein is encoded by the coding sequence ATGACAAACCCGATCGTATTTTTTGATGTTGAATACCAGGATAAGGATGGCGAACATACCGGCCGTATAGAATTTGAGCTTTTTGCTGATATCGTCCCGGAAACAGCCGAAAATTTTCGTCAATTATGTACTGGAGACGCGGGTTTTGGCTACAAAAATAGTGCTTTTCATCGCATTATCCCTAACTTTATGATACAAGGGGGAGACTTTACTCGTGGTAATGGCACAGGTGGAAAATCCATTTATGGCGACAAATTTAAGGATGAAAATTTTCAACTAAAACACACGGAACCTGGGATTCTTTCTATGGCGAATGCTGGGCCAAATACCAATGGTTCTCAGTTCTTTATTTGTCTTGTTCCTTGTCCCTGGTTAGATGGTAAACACGTGGTTTTTGGACAAGTATCCAAAGGTTTAGATGTTGTAGAAAAGCTAGAAAAAACGGGATCATCATCGGGAACTATAGTGTATCCAAAAAAACCGACAATTACTAATTGCGGTCAACTTTAG
- a CDS encoding DUF1816 domain-containing protein — MKEPILKVLDVLGLAYWVEIITDNPKCTYYFGPFVSKEEAQTSYGGYVEDLYGEGAKDIKVQVKRCKPHKLTLFDEVEDIKKFKSIPSLSGQAL; from the coding sequence ATGAAAGAACCCATACTTAAAGTTTTGGATGTTTTAGGACTAGCTTACTGGGTAGAGATTATTACAGACAATCCCAAATGTACCTACTACTTTGGCCCATTTGTTAGCAAAGAAGAAGCACAGACATCTTATGGAGGTTATGTAGAAGATCTTTATGGAGAAGGAGCCAAAGACATCAAAGTACAAGTTAAGCGGTGTAAGCCCCATAAATTGACGCTTTTTGATGAAGTAGAAGACATTAAAAAATTTAAAAGTATTCCTAGCTTGAGTGGTCAAGCCTTGTAA
- the rlmB gene encoding 23S rRNA (guanosine(2251)-2'-O)-methyltransferase RlmB produces the protein MNEHPRPIPSADTRQSHSPKIKPKFSSSSPIPTKKEIQEPDEESQDLIYGRHSVLAVLEGDRQLNRIWVTDRLHYDPRFHSLLLEAKGKGTVIDEVDMQRLTQITAGGNHQGIAAQVAPYTYHDLDELIAQAKQVSDEPIIIIADGISDPHNLGAIIRTAEAMGAQGLIIPQRRAAGITSTVSKVAAGALESFPVARVVNLSRALEQLKKAGFWIYGTATDQGKLLHQVNFRGAIGLVVGSEGSGLSLLTQRCCDELVSIPLTGKTPSLNASVASAISLYEVCRQRWSDKLYLKSVSENTAPNPNKRV, from the coding sequence ATGAATGAACATCCTCGTCCAATTCCCTCGGCTGATACTCGTCAGTCTCATTCTCCGAAGATTAAGCCTAAATTTTCCTCGTCTTCTCCTATTCCAACTAAAAAAGAGATTCAAGAACCTGATGAGGAGTCCCAAGATTTAATTTATGGCCGTCATTCTGTATTAGCTGTCTTAGAAGGCGATCGCCAGTTAAATCGAATTTGGGTCACAGATCGACTGCATTATGATCCCCGTTTTCACTCCCTGCTGCTGGAGGCCAAAGGGAAGGGAACCGTCATTGATGAAGTGGATATGCAACGGTTAACCCAAATCACCGCAGGAGGCAATCATCAGGGGATAGCAGCCCAAGTTGCGCCTTATACTTATCATGATTTAGATGAATTAATTGCTCAAGCTAAGCAAGTCAGTGATGAACCGATTATTATCATTGCTGATGGTATTTCTGATCCTCATAATTTAGGGGCGATTATTCGCACGGCAGAAGCTATGGGGGCCCAAGGTTTAATTATTCCTCAAAGACGAGCGGCTGGGATAACCTCAACGGTGAGTAAAGTAGCGGCTGGGGCTTTAGAATCTTTTCCGGTGGCCAGAGTTGTTAATCTGAGTCGGGCCTTAGAACAGTTGAAAAAAGCCGGATTTTGGATTTATGGGACAGCCACAGATCAAGGTAAGCTATTACACCAGGTTAACTTTCGTGGTGCCATAGGATTAGTGGTAGGCTCAGAAGGCAGTGGGTTAAGTTTATTAACTCAACGCTGTTGTGATGAACTTGTTTCTATTCCTCTAACGGGAAAAACCCCTAGTTTAAATGCCTCAGTTGCCTCGGCCATCTCCCTTTATGAAGTGTGTCGTCAACGTTGGTCAGATAAGTTGTATTTAAAGTCTGTATCTGAGAATACTGCACCCAACCCAAACAAAAGAGTATAA
- a CDS encoding AAA family ATPase produces MIKDIEIENFRCFEHTKIEGFERVNLIGGKNNSGKTALLEAILLNQSPQSKTIFLLRQLRRESEDFSKASPKKTWDNFFLNNQTEKIVKIITKSLDNNTQAISFSVTKEINLYELLELFKTGNLNFEKITPRNFDEKNISSLLFDKDTGSKLIINIQKKNSLGEVINIKGSDIQLISTDTGIFYTKHSKNSPKINDLITSSLSMSSDMLAQEYDKADVENRSSIILDCLKIIDSSLETMKTFSIGQPQLYLKRKNENYLPISLFGDAINRIVEIILCFINNKSSPLLIDEIENGIHYTNHKDFWKALFELSKELNVQIFATTHSLEMIKAFRDIGLKYYPDSGAYFEMARHYKTGQIIGIKRDLETLDYAIEHAKGVRGE; encoded by the coding sequence ATGATTAAGGATATTGAGATTGAGAATTTTAGATGTTTTGAACATACTAAGATAGAAGGTTTTGAACGGGTTAATTTAATTGGTGGTAAGAATAATTCTGGTAAAACTGCTTTATTAGAAGCGATATTATTAAATCAGTCTCCTCAATCAAAAACCATCTTTTTATTAAGACAACTTAGACGGGAAAGTGAAGATTTTAGTAAAGCATCTCCTAAAAAAACTTGGGACAACTTTTTTTTAAACAATCAAACAGAAAAAATAGTTAAAATCATCACTAAATCCCTAGATAATAATACTCAAGCAATTAGTTTCTCAGTAACAAAAGAAATAAATTTATATGAACTTTTAGAACTATTTAAAACAGGAAATTTGAATTTTGAAAAAATAACACCGAGAAATTTTGACGAGAAAAATATCTCTTCACTTTTATTTGATAAGGATACCGGTTCAAAATTAATTATAAATATTCAGAAAAAAAATAGTTTAGGAGAAGTGATAAATATTAAGGGGAGTGATATACAATTAATTTCTACCGATACAGGGATTTTTTACACCAAACATTCCAAAAATTCACCTAAAATCAATGATTTAATAACATCTTCCTTAAGCATGAGTAGTGATATGTTAGCTCAAGAATATGATAAAGCAGATGTAGAAAATAGATCATCCATTATTTTAGATTGTTTAAAGATCATAGATAGTTCTTTAGAGACAATGAAAACCTTTAGTATTGGACAGCCACAACTGTACTTAAAAAGGAAAAATGAAAACTATTTACCTATATCTTTATTTGGTGATGCTATTAATAGAATTGTTGAAATAATATTATGTTTTATTAATAATAAAAGTAGTCCACTTTTAATTGATGAAATTGAAAACGGAATACATTACACTAATCATAAAGACTTTTGGAAAGCATTATTTGAATTATCAAAAGAACTTAATGTACAAATTTTCGCTACTACTCATAGTTTAGAAATGATTAAAGCATTTAGAGACATTGGACTTAAATATTATCCCGATAGTGGTGCTTATTTTGAGATGGCAAGACATTATAAAACTGGTCAAATTATTGGTATTAAAAGAGACTTAGAAACCTTAGATTATGCCATTGAACATGCAAAAGGAGTCAGAGGTGAGTAA